A genomic region of Octopus sinensis linkage group LG2, ASM634580v1, whole genome shotgun sequence contains the following coding sequences:
- the LOC115226392 gene encoding uncharacterized protein LOC115226392, with protein sequence MAGRYRIVDSVLSVDAITQRSHHMRDIYAMRYADSTIQFLASVGLIHNSSECCNEQMYLASRNTVSDGKMWRCTVCKQYRSIRRDSFFAGSHLSLTCILELMYYWAIIDCKQKVVMGEVEIGREAIVNWYNYFRDVCAMWCFDHPVQLGGEDVVVEIDESKFMHRKYHRGTYREGHWVLGIIERSSLRCVLVPVQDRSAATLLPIITRHVLPGTKIITDSWRAYNSLPNHLTVNHSVNFVDPNDASIHTNTVEGMWSHVKSNYRKMHGTSDNLFSTYLHEFCWRRYNSSNTFMSFIKCIRQYYPV encoded by the coding sequence ATGGCTGGACGATATAGGATTGTTGACTCTGTCCTTTCCGTTGATGCGATAACTCAAAGATCTCACCATATGCGAGACATTTATGCCATGCGTTACGCGGATTCAACAATCCAATTCCTGGCATCTGTGGGATTGATCCACAATTCATCGGAATGTTGTAATGAGCAGATGTACCTTGCATCACGCAATACAGTATCCGATGGGAAAATGTGGAGGTGTACTGTTTGCAAGCAATATCGTAGCATTAGGCGAGACTCGTTTTTCGCGGGTTCACACCTATCATTGACTTGTATCCTCGAGTTGATGTATTACTGGGCGATAATTGACTGTAAACAGAAAGTTGTGATGGGCGAAGTTGAAATAGGACGAGAGGCAATTGTCAACTGGTACAATTACTTCCGCGATGTTTGTGCCATGTGGTGTTTTGACCACCCTGTGCAACTTGGAGGAGAAGATGTTGTTGTAGAGATCGATGAATCCAAGTTCATGCACAGAAAATATCATCGTGGTACTTATCGAGAAGGCCATTGGGTCTTAGGCATTATTGAGCGCAGTAGTCTGAGATGTGTCTTAGTTCCTGTGCAGGACAGAAGTGCAGCAACATTGTTGCCCATTATTACCCGCCATGTATTGCCAGGAACTAAGATTATCACAGATTCATGGCGAGCATATAACAGCCTACCCAACCATTTAACTGTGAACCACAGTGTTAACTTTGTGGATCCCAACGATGCCTCAATCCACACAAACACCGTGGAAGGGATGTGGAGTCATGTAAAATCCAATTATCGGAAAATGCATGGAACGTCCGATAATCTGTTTTCGACATATCTGCATGAATTTTGTTGGCGACGTTACAACAGCAGTAATACTTTTATGAGCTTCATAAAATGTATTAGACAGTATTATCCTGtatga